From Amblyraja radiata isolate CabotCenter1 unplaced genomic scaffold, sAmbRad1.1.pri scaffold_1127_ctg1, whole genome shotgun sequence, the proteins below share one genomic window:
- the LOC116969763 gene encoding 2-isopropylmalate synthase-like produces the protein MLLTPPTARDSCTKAAPWPEMQRATRQPDKHSPARQTLASPANTRQPDKHSPARQTLASPANTRQPGKHSPAVQTLASPANTSQPGKHSPARQTLASLENTSQPHKH, from the exons ATGCTTCTGACGCCTCCAACAGCCCGGGACTCTTGTActaaggctgctccatggccggagatgcagcgagcgactcgccagcccgacaaacactcgccagcccgacaaacactagccagcccggcaaacactcgccagcccgacaaacactcgccagcccggc aaacactcgccagcccggcaaacactcgccagcccggtaaacactcgccagccgtgcaaacactagccagcccggcaaacactagccagcccggcaaacactcgccagcccgacaaacactcgccagtcTGGAAAACACTAGCCAGCCCCACAAACACTAG